A stretch of the Luteimonas sp. JM171 genome encodes the following:
- a CDS encoding patatin-like phospholipase family protein has protein sequence MRWLHSRLRSPLLLACAALLVAACGSREVRPVAPVEIDPTPAPLPAPPPVRVGLALGGGAAKGFAHIGVIKMLEANGIDVDVVAGTSAGSVVGAMYASGMDAFALQEHAVALDEASIRDVRLFSGGLLQGQKLQDYVNQQVGNSPIERLGKPFAAVATRLDTGERTVFVRGNTGQAVRASSAVPGVFEPARIGGHSYVDGGVSSPVPVDAARQLGADVVIAVDISTQASGTTPADMLGIVNQSIAIMGQRLGAQERGRADVLIRPEVNDIGPADFSQRARAIAQGERAALAALPQVRAAIARVQEQRAAALAPPPRDPEPVACERSWLQALNPLRTACP, from the coding sequence ATGCGCTGGCTCCATTCCCGTCTCCGCTCCCCGCTGCTGCTGGCCTGCGCCGCGCTGCTGGTGGCCGCCTGCGGCAGCCGCGAGGTGCGGCCGGTGGCGCCGGTGGAGATTGATCCCACGCCGGCGCCGCTGCCGGCCCCGCCGCCGGTGCGGGTGGGCCTGGCGCTGGGCGGCGGCGCGGCCAAGGGCTTCGCCCATATCGGCGTGATCAAGATGCTCGAGGCCAACGGCATCGATGTGGACGTGGTGGCCGGGACCAGCGCCGGCAGCGTGGTGGGGGCGATGTACGCCTCGGGGATGGACGCCTTCGCCCTGCAGGAGCACGCGGTGGCGCTGGACGAGGCGTCGATCCGCGACGTGCGGCTGTTCTCCGGCGGCTTGCTGCAGGGCCAGAAGCTGCAGGACTACGTGAACCAGCAGGTGGGCAACAGTCCGATCGAACGCCTGGGCAAGCCGTTCGCCGCGGTGGCCACGCGGCTGGATACGGGCGAGCGCACGGTGTTCGTGCGCGGCAATACCGGCCAGGCGGTGCGCGCTTCCAGCGCGGTACCGGGCGTGTTCGAGCCGGCCCGGATCGGCGGCCACAGCTATGTCGATGGCGGCGTGAGCAGCCCGGTGCCGGTGGATGCCGCGCGCCAGCTGGGCGCCGACGTCGTCATCGCCGTGGACATCTCCACCCAGGCCTCGGGCACCACGCCCGCGGACATGCTGGGAATCGTCAACCAGTCGATCGCGATCATGGGCCAGCGCCTGGGCGCGCAGGAGCGCGGCCGCGCGGACGTGCTGATCCGGCCCGAGGTCAACGACATCGGCCCGGCCGATTTCAGCCAGCGTGCGCGGGCCATCGCCCAGGGCGAGCGCGCGGCCCTGGCGGCGCTGCCGCAGGTGCGCGCGGCGATCGCGCGGGTGCAGGAGCAGCGCGCGGCCGCCCT
- a CDS encoding AzlD domain-containing protein, with translation MSLWGWILLASLAAFATKLAGHLVPGRWLSGPRMARVTGTITIGLLASLTVMNTFAGNGGLVVDARVGALLTAAAALALRVPFLGVVVIGAAAAALLRLAGLP, from the coding sequence ATGAGCCTGTGGGGCTGGATCCTGCTGGCCTCGCTGGCCGCATTTGCCACCAAGCTGGCCGGCCACCTGGTGCCCGGGCGCTGGCTGTCGGGGCCGCGCATGGCCCGGGTGACCGGGACCATCACCATCGGCCTGCTGGCATCGCTGACGGTGATGAACACATTTGCCGGCAACGGCGGGCTGGTGGTGGACGCGCGGGTGGGCGCGCTGCTGACGGCCGCGGCCGCGCTGGCGCTGCGGGTGCCGTTCCTGGGGGTGGTGGTGATCGGGGCCGCCGCGGCGGCCCTGCTGCGGCTGGCCGGCCTGCCCTGA
- a CDS encoding AzlC family ABC transporter permease has translation MLRSPTPAEKIGLSIAVATGLYGISFGALAVAAGLTFWQAMALSLLMFTGGSQFAFIGVVGGGGTGAAAMGAATLLGVRNAVYGMQVNQWLRPRGWKRLVAAQVTIDESTATAASQHEAGEKRRGFWTAGLGVYLLWNLFTALGAALGDALGDPRQWGLDGAAVAAFLGLLWPRLRGREPVAVAAVCALVTAIALPWTPPGIPILIAALVAAVLGWRGPVLARSLRGGRG, from the coding sequence ATGCTTCGATCCCCCACCCCGGCCGAGAAGATCGGCCTGTCAATCGCCGTGGCCACCGGGCTGTACGGCATCTCCTTTGGCGCGCTGGCGGTGGCCGCCGGGCTGACGTTCTGGCAGGCCATGGCGCTGAGCCTGCTGATGTTCACCGGCGGCTCGCAGTTCGCCTTCATCGGCGTGGTCGGCGGTGGCGGCACCGGCGCGGCGGCGATGGGCGCGGCCACGCTGCTGGGCGTGCGCAACGCGGTTTACGGAATGCAGGTCAACCAGTGGCTGCGGCCGCGCGGATGGAAGCGGCTGGTGGCGGCGCAGGTGACCATCGACGAGTCCACGGCCACCGCCGCCTCGCAGCATGAGGCGGGCGAGAAGCGGCGCGGATTCTGGACCGCGGGACTCGGCGTGTACCTGCTGTGGAACCTGTTCACCGCGCTGGGAGCGGCGCTGGGCGATGCGCTCGGCGATCCGCGCCAGTGGGGACTCGACGGCGCCGCGGTCGCTGCCTTCCTTGGGCTGCTGTGGCCACGGCTGCGCGGGCGCGAGCCGGTGGCCGTTGCCGCGGTGTGCGCGCTGGTGACCGCGATCGCACTGCCTTGGACGCCGCCCGGGATCCCGATCCTCATCGCCGCGCTGGTGGCGGCGGTCCTGGGCTGGCGCGGGCCGGTGCTGGCCAGGTCGCTGCGGGGAGGACGGGGATGA
- a CDS encoding M28 family peptidase has product MSRTLRILLVLIVLAVLAGIGWRCMRAAPAPEPAGQALAPTAPADALPQSDDPAAQRIAADLRRLAADDMQGRETGTPGYERAAAFVAAQMAEAGLEPAGERGTWFQRVPLLTGTPLRDGARLAVVREGEVDELRFGDEFLPWSSFSAMQHSVRAPAVFVGHAIHAPELDHDDFAGVDLRGRIAVLLPGAPDSFDDNARAFHSATREKFTALSERGAVGAVIVSTPQFEARVPWARMQAAWDKPAMRLHDAEGIAIDGFPRLQGVAAVGVAAADTLLFKPGRPAAEVFDRARDGTGRAFELDGEIIIEGATRIEAIESHNVVGRLAGSDPALADEHVVHTAHLDHVGVIAMRDGDAIHSGAIDNALGVSILLETARTLVAAEEAPRRSQLFVALTGEEQGLLGAQHFVANPSVPREGLVANINIDMPVLLAPSTDAVVIGAEHSTLQAAVEAAAGEVGVKLSPDPFPEEVTFVRSDHYAFVRAGIPALYLDGGVESADGERDPRVALTYFLRNCYHQPCDDASQPIQYDDAARLARLAAAIATRIGNDDERPRWVPGDFFGERFATPL; this is encoded by the coding sequence ATGTCCCGCACCCTGCGCATCCTGCTGGTCCTGATCGTCCTGGCAGTGCTGGCCGGCATCGGCTGGCGCTGCATGCGGGCGGCTCCGGCGCCGGAGCCTGCGGGGCAGGCATTGGCTCCGACCGCCCCCGCCGATGCGTTGCCGCAGTCGGATGACCCGGCCGCGCAGCGCATCGCGGCCGACCTGCGCCGGCTGGCCGCCGACGACATGCAGGGGCGCGAAACCGGCACCCCGGGCTACGAGCGGGCCGCCGCCTTCGTCGCCGCGCAGATGGCCGAGGCGGGGCTGGAGCCGGCCGGCGAGCGCGGCACCTGGTTCCAGCGCGTGCCGCTGCTCACCGGCACGCCGCTGCGCGACGGCGCCCGGCTGGCGGTGGTGCGCGAGGGCGAGGTCGACGAACTGCGCTTTGGCGACGAGTTCCTGCCGTGGTCGAGCTTCAGCGCCATGCAGCACTCGGTGCGCGCGCCGGCGGTCTTCGTCGGCCATGCCATCCACGCGCCGGAGCTCGATCATGACGACTTTGCCGGCGTGGACCTGCGCGGCCGGATCGCGGTGCTGCTGCCGGGCGCGCCGGACAGCTTCGATGACAACGCCCGCGCGTTTCATTCGGCCACCCGCGAGAAGTTCACCGCGCTGTCCGAACGCGGCGCGGTGGGCGCGGTGATCGTCTCCACGCCGCAGTTCGAGGCGCGGGTGCCGTGGGCGCGGATGCAGGCGGCCTGGGACAAGCCGGCGATGCGCCTGCACGATGCGGAAGGCATCGCCATCGACGGTTTCCCCCGGCTGCAGGGCGTGGCAGCGGTGGGCGTGGCCGCGGCCGACACGCTGCTGTTCAAGCCCGGGCGCCCCGCGGCCGAGGTCTTTGATCGCGCGCGCGACGGCACCGGGCGCGCGTTCGAACTCGATGGCGAGATCATCATCGAGGGCGCCACCCGGATCGAGGCAATCGAATCGCACAACGTGGTCGGCCGGCTGGCCGGGAGCGATCCGGCGCTGGCCGATGAGCATGTGGTGCACACCGCACACCTGGACCACGTGGGCGTGATCGCCATGCGCGACGGCGACGCGATCCACAGCGGCGCGATCGACAATGCGCTGGGCGTGTCGATCCTGCTGGAAACCGCGCGCACCCTAGTGGCCGCCGAGGAAGCGCCGCGCCGCTCGCAACTGTTCGTTGCCCTGACCGGCGAGGAGCAGGGCCTGCTGGGCGCGCAGCATTTCGTGGCCAACCCGAGCGTCCCGCGCGAAGGCCTGGTGGCCAACATCAACATCGACATGCCGGTGTTGCTGGCGCCGAGCACGGACGCAGTGGTGATCGGGGCCGAACACTCGACCCTGCAGGCGGCGGTGGAGGCGGCGGCCGGGGAGGTGGGCGTGAAGCTGTCGCCCGATCCCTTCCCCGAGGAAGTCACCTTCGTGCGCAGCGACCACTACGCCTTCGTACGTGCGGGCATCCCGGCGCTGTACCTGGACGGCGGCGTGGAATCGGCCGACGGCGAGCGCGACCCGCGCGTGGCGCTGACGTACTTCCTCCGCAACTGCTATCACCAGCCCTGCGACGACGCCAGCCAGCCGATCCAGTACGACGACGCCGCCCGCCTGGCCCGGCTCGCCGCCGCCATCGCCACCCGCATCGGCAACGACGACGAGCGCCCGCGCTGGGTGCCCGGCGACTTCTTCGGCGAACGCTTTGCCACGCCACTGTAG
- a CDS encoding serine hydrolase domain-containing protein, producing MRTFLLVPLLAALAACADTGSTEPAAPAPEADPIDAIMADYDGNVPGAAVLVLRDGEPVVRRGYGLADVENGIPVTAQSNFRLASISKAFTAATVLLLAEDGLLAVEDPVRKWLPSLPEVADGITIHHLLSHTSGLIDYEDVMPEGLDRQVRDADVLTILEGQDRLYFEPGTEYRYSNSAYALLTLIAEAATGERYADVLRARIFEPLGMDNSVAFEDGISTVANRAYGHSLVDGAWERTDQSPTSAVLGDGGIYSSLDDMARWDAALYDNRLLSDDTRALAFGNQTQVDVDEDNVDAYGYGWRLDGGRLWHSGETMGFRNVIIRDPEHRTTVLVLTNRNHPRPYPLARRILDEISR from the coding sequence ATGCGCACATTCCTCCTCGTCCCGCTCCTCGCCGCCCTCGCCGCCTGCGCCGACACCGGCTCCACCGAGCCCGCGGCGCCCGCCCCCGAGGCCGACCCCATCGACGCGATCATGGCCGACTACGACGGCAACGTGCCCGGCGCCGCCGTGCTCGTGCTGCGCGATGGCGAACCGGTGGTGCGCCGCGGCTACGGCCTGGCCGACGTGGAAAACGGCATCCCCGTCACCGCCCAGTCCAACTTCCGCCTCGCCTCCATCAGCAAGGCCTTCACCGCCGCCACCGTGCTGCTGCTGGCCGAAGACGGCCTGCTCGCGGTTGAAGACCCCGTGCGCAAGTGGCTGCCCTCCCTGCCGGAGGTGGCCGACGGCATCACCATCCACCACCTGCTCAGCCACACCTCGGGCCTGATCGACTACGAAGACGTGATGCCCGAAGGCCTCGACCGCCAGGTGCGCGACGCCGACGTGCTCACCATCCTGGAAGGCCAGGACCGGCTCTACTTCGAGCCCGGCACCGAGTACCGCTACAGCAACAGCGCCTACGCACTGCTGACCCTGATCGCCGAGGCCGCCACCGGCGAGCGCTACGCCGACGTGCTGCGCGCGCGCATCTTCGAGCCGCTGGGCATGGACAACAGCGTCGCCTTCGAGGACGGCATCTCCACCGTCGCCAACCGCGCCTACGGCCACAGCCTGGTGGACGGCGCCTGGGAGCGCACCGACCAGAGCCCGACCAGCGCGGTGCTGGGCGATGGCGGCATCTACAGCTCGCTCGACGACATGGCGCGCTGGGACGCGGCGCTGTACGACAACCGCCTGCTGTCCGACGACACCCGCGCGCTCGCGTTCGGCAACCAGACCCAGGTGGATGTGGACGAGGACAACGTGGACGCCTACGGCTACGGCTGGCGCCTGGACGGCGGCCGGCTGTGGCACTCGGGCGAGACGATGGGCTTTCGCAACGTGATCATCCGCGACCCGGAGCACCGCACCACCGTGCTGGTGCTGACCAACCGCAACCACCCGCGGCCCTACCCGCTGGCACGCCGGATACTGGACGAAATCAGCCGCTGA
- a CDS encoding rhomboid family intramembrane serine protease, translated as MDLHLPEPPADPKAQRAADRRRLAGAFKLSLAFVALLAVVFGLQAMGDWRPFAISPRSAHGLLGILTAPLLHGSPEHLLANAGALLLLGTLTFMLYPRAAPRALPLMWLGAGLCAWWLGDPGSHHLGASGVTHGLMFLLFVLGILRRDRPSVAAGMIAFFFYGGMLLTILPQEPGVSWQSHLGGAVGGLLGAFLFRRLDPLTPRRRYSWELEEEQAEADAARERDQFETRAADDVPILWQRDEPTRGQVLEFRRPSRKDDPPHA; from the coding sequence ATGGACCTGCACCTGCCCGAGCCGCCCGCCGATCCCAAAGCCCAGCGCGCGGCCGACCGGCGCCGGCTGGCGGGCGCGTTCAAGCTGAGCCTGGCGTTCGTGGCGCTGCTGGCGGTGGTGTTCGGCCTGCAGGCGATGGGCGACTGGCGCCCGTTCGCCATCTCGCCGCGCAGCGCCCACGGCCTGCTGGGCATCCTCACCGCGCCCCTGCTGCATGGCTCGCCCGAGCACCTGCTGGCCAACGCCGGCGCCCTGCTCCTGCTGGGCACCCTGACCTTCATGCTCTACCCCCGCGCCGCCCCGCGCGCGCTGCCGCTGATGTGGCTTGGCGCCGGCCTGTGCGCGTGGTGGCTCGGCGACCCCGGCTCGCACCACCTGGGCGCCAGCGGCGTCACCCACGGCCTGATGTTCCTGCTGTTCGTCCTGGGCATCCTGCGCCGCGACCGCCCCTCCGTGGCCGCCGGCATGATCGCCTTCTTCTTCTACGGCGGCATGCTCCTCACCATCCTTCCCCAGGAGCCCGGCGTCTCCTGGCAATCGCACCTGGGCGGCGCCGTTGGCGGCCTGCTCGGCGCCTTCCTCTTCCGCCGCCTCGACCCCCTCACCCCCCGCCGCCGCTACAGCTGGGAGCTGGAAGAAGAACAGGCCGAAGCCGACGCCGCCCGCGAACGCGACCAGTTCGAAACCCGCGCCGCCGACGATGTGCCCATCCTGTGGCAACGCGACGAACCCACCCGCGGCCAGGTCCTCGAGTTCCGCCGGCCATCCAGGAAGGACGACCCTCCGCACGCTTGA
- a CDS encoding class I SAM-dependent rRNA methyltransferase, whose translation MDQSLPTVRLKNAWRSSHPWIFQRLVEKPAQRPKPGSIVDVVGVEGDWIGRGFYNGHSRIAIRLLEKDPAVPVDAGWFSRRIAEAVRLRREVLRLDEVSDAWRAVHSEGDGLSGLVVDRYADLVVVEFFSAGMFRHREWIFDALRQQFPGCRIHASADEHVQKQESFDFRGNVPAEPAIITEHGVKFRADPAGAHKTGFFADQRENREWLSRQCQDKRVLDLCCNTGGFGIYAAARGAMDVTGVDIDEAVLEIARGNARLNDVRVRFVQADIFPWLRDAAARGEAWDVVVLDPAKMTRDRNQVIPALKNYLDMNKLALGVVKPGGLFATFSCTGLVSEEQFLDMLRRAAFFSNRRLQILKVAGAGADHPFLADVQESRYLKAAFCRVLD comes from the coding sequence ATGGATCAATCACTGCCCACGGTCAGGCTCAAGAACGCCTGGCGCTCCTCGCACCCCTGGATCTTCCAGCGTCTGGTGGAAAAACCCGCCCAGCGGCCCAAACCCGGCAGCATCGTCGACGTGGTCGGCGTGGAGGGCGACTGGATCGGCCGCGGTTTCTACAACGGCCATTCGCGCATCGCCATCCGCCTGCTGGAGAAGGACCCGGCGGTGCCGGTGGACGCGGGCTGGTTCTCGCGCCGCATCGCCGAGGCGGTGCGGCTGCGGCGCGAGGTGCTGCGGCTGGACGAGGTGTCCGATGCCTGGCGCGCGGTGCACAGCGAGGGCGATGGGCTGTCCGGGCTGGTGGTGGACCGCTACGCGGACCTGGTGGTGGTGGAATTCTTCTCCGCCGGCATGTTCCGCCACCGCGAGTGGATCTTCGACGCGCTGCGCCAGCAGTTCCCCGGCTGCCGCATCCACGCCTCGGCCGACGAGCACGTGCAGAAGCAGGAGAGCTTTGATTTCCGCGGCAACGTGCCGGCCGAGCCGGCAATCATCACCGAGCACGGGGTGAAGTTCCGCGCCGATCCGGCCGGCGCGCACAAGACCGGCTTCTTTGCCGACCAGCGTGAGAACCGCGAGTGGCTCTCGCGCCAGTGCCAGGACAAGCGCGTGCTCGACCTGTGCTGCAACACCGGCGGCTTCGGCATCTACGCCGCCGCGCGCGGGGCGATGGACGTGACCGGCGTGGACATCGACGAGGCGGTGCTGGAGATCGCCCGTGGCAACGCCAGGCTCAACGACGTGCGGGTGCGCTTCGTGCAGGCCGACATCTTCCCGTGGCTGCGCGATGCCGCGGCCCGCGGCGAGGCGTGGGACGTGGTGGTGCTGGATCCGGCCAAGATGACCCGTGACCGCAACCAGGTGATCCCGGCGCTGAAGAATTACCTGGACATGAACAAGCTCGCCCTGGGCGTGGTGAAGCCGGGCGGGCTGTTTGCCACCTTCTCGTGCACCGGGCTGGTGAGCGAGGAGCAGTTCCTGGACATGCTGCGCCGGGCGGCGTTCTTCTCCAATCGCCGGCTGCAGATCCTGAAGGTGGCCGGCGCGGGCGCCGACCATCCGTTCCTGGCTGACGTGCAGGAGTCGCGCTACCTCAAGGCGGCCTTCTGCCGCGTGCTGGATTGA
- a CDS encoding gluconolaconase: MNRRHRRALRPWARRALVACVALVALALAATLLLPESGPPDADPPDTTFDWQAHIGLLGGDGHRGVRDGPLVRARFDEPWGLVRGPGGSLFIADGGEANRIRRVAPDGQVRTLAGDVEGFADGVGEAARFHTPSALAVDALGNLYVADTGNHAIRKVTPGGTVTTLAGDGTPGFRDGPAGQARFHAPMGVAVDARGRVFVADTWNDRIRVIEPDGGVRTVAGGDGPGFRNGRGGSARFDTPTALALDGHGRLWVADTGNRALRRVDPDGAVDAWRPSPWADADDDPAMAAPLSLAATHDGHLYVAELSPGRVLQLSPEGRVRVLAGEEGARWFARPSALWLDGDGSLLVADAAGHRLHRLAPRTGDAPHGPVGPNPERLLPDTAGRWPLAPQYAWHEVVGTLGEVRGNFRGESRSHLHNGLDIRGNVGARVLSVADAKVSSPLAAWSFGGQAEGIATDELTYLHLRVGRTPQGANLDPRKFLFVDDEEGRTARVRIPRGTRFAAGEALGTINAQAHVHLIVGPYGHQLNAIRLGLVDYVDTVAPRVDAVSLLDEHDRPLTRQRNGRVLVPQDGRGIQVVVEAWDQVDGNLARRRLGLHRVGWQVLAADGSMLPGHTRPEMNIDFSRMPPYPEAVKVAYAASSGITVHGAARTRFLYVASNRVRANELAISHWQPSRLPPGDYIIRAFAEDAAGNQATGNRDLPITLVAKPGSNPL, translated from the coding sequence TTGAACCGGCGCCATCGCCGGGCGCTGCGTCCGTGGGCGCGGCGCGCGCTGGTGGCGTGCGTTGCGCTGGTGGCGCTGGCGCTCGCGGCCACGCTGCTCCTGCCCGAAAGTGGCCCGCCGGACGCGGATCCGCCCGATACAACATTCGACTGGCAGGCGCACATCGGGCTGCTCGGCGGCGACGGCCACCGGGGCGTGCGCGACGGCCCGCTGGTGCGGGCGCGCTTCGATGAGCCCTGGGGTCTGGTGCGTGGGCCGGGTGGCAGCCTGTTCATCGCTGATGGCGGCGAAGCCAACCGCATCCGCCGCGTCGCCCCGGACGGCCAGGTGCGCACGCTCGCCGGGGACGTGGAAGGGTTTGCCGATGGCGTGGGCGAAGCGGCGCGCTTCCACACGCCCTCGGCGCTCGCGGTCGATGCGCTGGGCAACCTCTACGTGGCCGATACCGGCAACCACGCCATCCGCAAGGTCACCCCGGGCGGCACCGTCACCACGCTGGCCGGCGACGGTACGCCGGGCTTCCGCGACGGGCCGGCCGGGCAGGCCCGCTTCCACGCGCCGATGGGCGTGGCGGTGGATGCCCGGGGCCGGGTGTTCGTCGCCGATACCTGGAACGACCGCATCCGCGTGATCGAGCCCGACGGCGGCGTGCGCACCGTGGCCGGCGGCGACGGGCCCGGCTTCCGCAACGGGCGCGGTGGATCGGCGCGCTTCGACACGCCCACCGCGCTGGCGCTCGATGGCCACGGGCGGCTGTGGGTGGCCGATACCGGCAACCGCGCGCTGCGCCGCGTCGATCCCGACGGCGCGGTCGATGCCTGGCGCCCGTCGCCCTGGGCGGACGCGGACGATGACCCGGCAATGGCCGCGCCGCTCTCGCTCGCGGCCACGCACGACGGCCACCTGTACGTGGCCGAGCTCTCGCCCGGCCGCGTGCTGCAGCTCAGCCCGGAGGGCCGGGTGCGGGTGCTGGCGGGAGAAGAAGGCGCGCGCTGGTTCGCCCGGCCTTCCGCGCTGTGGCTTGACGGCGACGGCAGCCTGCTGGTGGCGGACGCCGCCGGGCATCGCCTGCACCGGCTGGCGCCGCGCACCGGCGACGCGCCCCACGGGCCGGTCGGGCCCAATCCCGAACGCCTGCTCCCCGACACCGCCGGGCGCTGGCCGCTGGCGCCGCAATACGCCTGGCACGAAGTGGTCGGCACCCTGGGCGAAGTGCGCGGCAACTTCCGCGGCGAGAGCCGCAGCCACCTGCACAACGGCCTGGATATCCGCGGCAACGTCGGCGCGCGGGTGCTATCCGTCGCCGATGCCAAGGTCAGCTCGCCGCTGGCCGCGTGGAGCTTCGGCGGCCAGGCCGAGGGCATCGCCACCGACGAGCTGACCTACCTGCACCTGCGGGTCGGCCGCACCCCGCAGGGCGCGAACCTGGATCCGCGCAAGTTCCTGTTCGTGGACGACGAAGAGGGCAGGACCGCGCGCGTGCGGATCCCGCGCGGCACCCGCTTTGCCGCCGGCGAGGCCCTGGGCACCATCAACGCCCAGGCCCACGTGCACCTGATCGTCGGCCCCTACGGCCACCAGCTCAACGCGATCCGGCTCGGCCTGGTGGACTACGTGGATACCGTGGCGCCGCGCGTCGACGCGGTCTCCCTGCTCGACGAACACGACCGGCCGCTCACCCGACAACGCAACGGCCGAGTGCTCGTGCCGCAGGACGGCCGCGGCATCCAGGTGGTAGTCGAGGCCTGGGACCAGGTGGACGGCAACCTCGCAAGGCGCCGCCTGGGCCTCCACCGCGTTGGCTGGCAGGTGCTGGCCGCCGACGGCTCCATGCTCCCCGGCCACACCCGGCCGGAGATGAACATCGACTTCTCCCGCATGCCGCCGTACCCGGAGGCGGTGAAGGTGGCCTACGCCGCCAGCAGCGGCATCACCGTGCACGGCGCCGCGCGCACGCGCTTCCTGTACGTGGCCAGCAACCGCGTGCGCGCCAACGAACTCGCGATCAGCCACTGGCAGCCCTCCCGGCTGCCCCCGGGCGACTACATCATCCGCGCCTTCGCCGAGGACGCCGCCGGCAACCAGGCCACCGGCAACCGGGACCTGCCCATCACCCTCGTCGCGAAACCAGGATCGAACCCACTGTAG
- a CDS encoding DUF488 family protein, with product MAKGDTTVDLEVMRAHDAARKKSRGRRVLVDRIWPRGISKEALGADAWVKSVAPSDGLRKWFGHDPARWDGFRERYFKELDDNPEGLEALYDALRGVKRATLLFGARDEEHNNAVALAEYLQRRQ from the coding sequence ATGGCCAAGGGCGACACCACCGTGGATCTGGAGGTCATGCGCGCGCACGATGCTGCCCGGAAGAAGAGCCGCGGTCGGCGGGTGCTGGTGGATCGCATCTGGCCACGCGGGATCAGCAAGGAGGCGCTGGGCGCGGACGCGTGGGTGAAGTCGGTGGCGCCCAGCGACGGGCTGCGCAAGTGGTTCGGACATGACCCGGCGCGCTGGGACGGCTTCCGCGAGCGCTACTTCAAGGAGCTGGACGACAACCCGGAAGGGCTGGAAGCGCTGTACGACGCGCTGCGCGGGGTGAAGCGGGCCACGCTGCTGTTTGGTGCCCGGGACGAGGAGCACAACAACGCGGTGGCACTCGCGGAATACCTGCAGCGCCGCCAGTAG
- a CDS encoding alpha/beta hydrolase — protein MPRTLPMLFSALLCLCAALPAPARAQQPAADDDLARARAVVEDLMRIPGPDGVQESQAVRIGGIDQWISIRGQDRSNPVILFAHGGPATPTIPSLWQFQRPLEDFFTMVNYDQRGTGKTYAGNDPDAVTETIHVQQFAADLIEVAEYARERLGKEKLVLMAHSWGTIPAMHAALQRPDLFHAYVGVGQVINVRDNERLSLAWGLEQAHRHGNAAAVAEIESLMPYPGDEPITRERIVAARKWPQHYGGMAAFRDETNLWFYGAARLSPDYDADDRAALNAGSLFTLGRVLDEFVEVDFKPVREFPIPVLMFMGRHDYTTPSQLTAEWLARVEAPYKRGVWFERSAHMMPWEEPGRFLLNLVEHVRPLTEE, from the coding sequence ATGCCACGCACGCTTCCCATGCTTTTTTCCGCACTGCTGTGCCTGTGCGCAGCACTCCCGGCACCCGCTCGCGCCCAGCAGCCTGCCGCGGACGACGACCTTGCCCGCGCCCGCGCGGTGGTCGAGGACCTCATGCGCATCCCCGGCCCCGACGGGGTGCAGGAAAGCCAGGCCGTGCGCATCGGCGGCATCGACCAGTGGATCAGCATCCGCGGCCAGGACCGCTCCAACCCGGTGATCCTGTTCGCGCACGGTGGCCCGGCGACGCCGACCATCCCCAGCCTGTGGCAGTTCCAGCGCCCGCTGGAGGACTTCTTCACCATGGTCAACTACGACCAGCGCGGGACCGGCAAGACCTACGCCGGCAACGATCCGGACGCGGTCACCGAAACCATCCACGTGCAGCAGTTCGCCGCCGACCTCATCGAGGTCGCGGAGTACGCGCGCGAAAGGCTCGGCAAGGAGAAGCTGGTGCTGATGGCGCACAGCTGGGGCACGATCCCGGCGATGCACGCGGCGCTGCAGCGGCCAGACCTGTTCCACGCCTACGTCGGCGTGGGCCAGGTGATCAACGTCCGCGACAACGAGCGCCTGAGCCTCGCCTGGGGGCTGGAGCAGGCGCACCGCCACGGCAATGCCGCGGCCGTGGCGGAGATTGAATCGCTCATGCCCTACCCGGGCGACGAGCCGATCACCCGTGAGCGGATCGTGGCCGCGCGCAAGTGGCCGCAGCACTACGGCGGCATGGCCGCGTTCCGCGACGAAACCAACCTGTGGTTCTATGGCGCCGCGCGGCTCTCGCCCGACTATGACGCCGACGACCGCGCCGCGCTCAACGCGGGCAGTCTTTTCACCCTGGGCCGGGTGCTTGACGAGTTCGTCGAGGTCGATTTCAAGCCGGTGCGCGAGTTCCCGATCCCGGTGCTGATGTTCATGGGCCGGCACGACTACACCACGCCGTCGCAGTTGACCGCGGAATGGCTGGCGCGGGTCGAGGCCCCCTACAAGCGCGGGGTGTGGTTCGAACGGTCGGCGCACATGATGCCGTGGGAGGAGCCGGGCCGATTCCTCCTCAACCTGGTCGAGCACGTGCGGCCACTGACGGAGGAGTGA